In Burkholderia savannae, one genomic interval encodes:
- a CDS encoding sugar kinase yields MAAIVVAGELLAEFVAAKRGQGFDAPGEFAGPFPSGAPAIFADQAARMGASVAYAGCVGRDAFGDAIVARLAGHGVDVARIRRAARPTGIACVAYRADGGRQFVFSIEGSASALLEPADVDASMFAGCRYFHVMGSSLTSENAIAAVKRGVIEAARVGAKISFDPNVRAEMLAFEPMRAALHELLDACHLFLPSEVDLPYFCGPQPAERAIAGLLATHPLLERVVLKRGAAGSAAFDRTGSVAAPAYATAEVDPTGAGDCFGGTFVAGAIAGLPVATALMRANAAGALAVSRIGPMEGNSMPDDIDRFLAERGVRCAA; encoded by the coding sequence ATGGCCGCGATCGTCGTCGCGGGCGAACTGCTCGCCGAATTCGTCGCCGCGAAGCGCGGCCAGGGCTTCGACGCGCCGGGCGAGTTCGCCGGCCCGTTCCCGAGCGGCGCGCCCGCGATCTTCGCCGATCAGGCGGCGCGCATGGGCGCGTCGGTCGCGTATGCGGGCTGCGTCGGCCGCGATGCGTTCGGCGACGCGATCGTCGCGCGGCTCGCGGGCCACGGCGTCGACGTCGCGCGCATTCGCCGCGCCGCGCGGCCGACCGGCATCGCGTGCGTCGCGTATCGCGCGGACGGCGGCCGGCAATTCGTATTCAGCATCGAAGGCAGCGCGAGCGCGCTGCTCGAGCCGGCCGACGTCGATGCGTCGATGTTCGCCGGCTGCCGCTATTTCCACGTGATGGGCTCGTCGCTCACGAGCGAGAACGCGATCGCCGCGGTGAAGCGCGGCGTGATCGAGGCGGCGCGCGTCGGCGCGAAGATCTCGTTCGATCCGAACGTGCGCGCCGAGATGCTCGCCTTCGAGCCGATGCGCGCGGCGCTTCACGAGCTGCTCGACGCGTGCCACCTGTTCCTGCCGAGCGAAGTCGATCTGCCGTACTTTTGCGGGCCGCAGCCCGCCGAGCGCGCGATCGCGGGGCTGCTCGCGACGCATCCGCTGCTCGAGCGCGTCGTGCTCAAGCGCGGCGCGGCGGGCAGCGCCGCGTTCGACCGCACGGGCAGCGTCGCCGCGCCCGCGTACGCGACCGCCGAAGTCGATCCGACCGGCGCGGGCGACTGTTTCGGCGGCACGTTCGTCGCCGGCGCGATCGCGGGGCTGCCGGTGGCGACCGCCCTCATGCGCGCGAACGCGGCGGGCGCGCTCGCGGTGTCGCGCATCGGGCCGATGGAGGGCAACAGCATGCCGGACGACATCGACCGTTTTCTCGCCGAGCGGGGTGTGCGATGCGCGGCGTGA
- the fghA gene encoding S-formylglutathione hydrolase gives MLELVSSHACHGGEQRFYRHESKTIGLPMKFSAYLPPQAAHGRVPALFYLAGLTCTEETFAIKAGAQRFAAQHGIALVAPDTSPRGAGVPGEADAWDFGVGAGFYVNATEAPWAAHWRMDSYVVDELREIATAGLPIDGARLGIFGHSMGGHGALVLALRNPHVYRSVSAFAPIAAPSRCPWGEKALSGYLGADRAAWKQYDASELVARAGAKRFDEGILIDQGLADQFLPTQLNPDVFEAACRAAGQPLTLRRHEGYDHGYYFISTFIADHIAHHARVLGR, from the coding sequence ATGCTTGAACTCGTTTCGTCGCATGCATGTCATGGCGGCGAGCAGCGCTTCTATCGGCACGAATCGAAGACGATCGGACTGCCGATGAAGTTCTCCGCGTACCTGCCGCCGCAGGCGGCGCACGGCCGCGTGCCGGCGCTGTTCTACCTCGCGGGGCTCACGTGCACGGAAGAGACGTTCGCGATCAAGGCGGGCGCGCAGCGTTTCGCCGCGCAGCACGGGATCGCGCTCGTTGCGCCCGATACGAGCCCGCGCGGCGCGGGCGTGCCGGGCGAGGCCGACGCGTGGGACTTCGGCGTCGGCGCGGGCTTCTACGTGAATGCGACCGAGGCGCCGTGGGCCGCGCACTGGCGGATGGATTCGTACGTCGTCGACGAGCTGCGCGAGATCGCGACGGCCGGGCTGCCGATCGACGGCGCGCGGCTCGGCATCTTCGGCCACTCGATGGGCGGCCACGGCGCGCTCGTGCTCGCGCTGCGCAATCCGCACGTGTATCGGTCGGTGTCGGCGTTCGCGCCGATCGCCGCGCCGTCGCGCTGCCCGTGGGGCGAGAAGGCGTTGTCCGGCTATCTGGGCGCCGATCGCGCAGCGTGGAAGCAGTACGACGCGAGCGAACTCGTCGCGCGCGCGGGCGCGAAGCGTTTCGACGAAGGCATCCTGATCGATCAGGGGCTCGCCGACCAGTTCCTGCCGACGCAACTGAACCCGGACGTGTTCGAAGCCGCGTGCCGCGCGGCGGGACAGCCGCTCACGCTGCGCCGCCACGAAGGCTACGACCACGGCTATTACTTCATCTCGACGTTCATCGCCGATCACATCGCGCATCACGCGCGCGTGCTGGGGCGATGA
- a CDS encoding L-iditol 2-dehydrogenase — protein MRLQRKVAILTGAASGIGEAVARRYLAEGAHCVLVDLKPADGSLARLVDAHPGRAVAVPADVTRRDDIARIVATAVERFGGVDILFNNAALFDMRPLLDESWDVFDRLFAVNVKGMFFLMQAVAQRMVEQGRGGKIINMSSQAGRRGEALVSHYCATKAAVLSYTQSAALALAKHRINVNGIAPGVVDTPMWEQVDALFARYENRPLGEKKRLVGEAVPLGRMGVPDDLAGAALFLASADADYITAQTLNVDGGNWMS, from the coding sequence GTGAGACTGCAGCGGAAAGTCGCGATCCTGACGGGCGCGGCAAGCGGTATCGGCGAAGCGGTGGCGCGACGCTATCTGGCAGAGGGCGCGCATTGCGTGCTCGTCGATCTGAAACCGGCCGACGGCTCCCTCGCGCGGCTCGTCGACGCGCATCCCGGCCGCGCGGTCGCCGTGCCGGCGGACGTCACGCGCCGCGACGACATCGCGCGCATCGTCGCCACGGCCGTCGAGCGCTTCGGCGGCGTCGACATTCTCTTCAACAACGCGGCGCTGTTCGACATGCGCCCGCTCCTCGACGAATCGTGGGACGTGTTCGATCGCCTGTTCGCGGTCAACGTGAAGGGCATGTTCTTCCTGATGCAGGCGGTCGCGCAGCGCATGGTCGAGCAGGGGCGCGGCGGCAAGATCATCAACATGTCGTCGCAGGCGGGACGCCGCGGCGAGGCGCTCGTGTCGCACTACTGCGCGACGAAGGCCGCGGTGCTGAGCTACACGCAGTCGGCCGCGCTCGCGCTCGCGAAGCACCGGATCAACGTGAACGGGATCGCGCCCGGCGTGGTCGACACGCCGATGTGGGAGCAGGTCGACGCGCTCTTCGCGCGCTACGAGAACCGTCCGCTCGGCGAGAAGAAGCGGCTCGTCGGCGAAGCGGTGCCGCTCGGCCGGATGGGCGTGCCCGATGATCTCGCCGGCGCGGCGCTCTTTCTCGCCTCGGCGGACGCCGACTACATCACCGCCCAGACGCTGAACGTCGACGGCGGCAACTGGATGAGCTGA
- a CDS encoding carbohydrate ABC transporter permease → MRHLRLPLAHSAPLGDAGPAADERARGKPARWLVTPSVAVLFLWMAIPLAMTIWFSLTRYNLLNPDVKGFAGLDNYRFLATDPSFLPAIWHTLALIGSVLAITVAGGVLMAVLFDRKFYGQGVARLFAIAPFFVMPTVSALIWKNMILHPVYGLVARAMRALGMQPIDWFAQYPLASIVMIVAWQWLPFAFLILFTAIQSLDQEQKEAARIDGAGPIAMFFYITLPHLKRAIAVVVMMETIFLLSIFAEIYTTTGGGPGDATTNLSYLIYALGLQQFDVGLASAGGILAVVLANVVSFFLVRMLARNLKGEYEA, encoded by the coding sequence ATGCGTCACTTACGTCTTCCTCTCGCTCACTCGGCGCCGCTCGGCGATGCGGGGCCCGCCGCCGACGAGCGCGCGCGCGGCAAGCCGGCGCGCTGGCTCGTGACGCCGTCCGTCGCCGTGCTGTTCCTGTGGATGGCGATTCCGCTCGCGATGACGATCTGGTTCTCGCTCACGCGCTACAACCTGCTGAATCCCGACGTCAAGGGTTTCGCCGGCCTCGACAACTACCGCTTCCTCGCAACCGATCCGTCGTTCTTGCCGGCAATCTGGCACACGCTCGCGCTGATCGGCTCCGTGCTCGCGATCACGGTCGCGGGCGGCGTGCTGATGGCGGTGCTGTTCGATCGCAAGTTTTACGGGCAGGGCGTCGCGCGCCTGTTCGCGATCGCGCCGTTCTTCGTGATGCCGACGGTGTCGGCGCTCATCTGGAAGAACATGATCCTGCATCCGGTGTACGGGCTCGTCGCGCGCGCGATGCGCGCGCTCGGCATGCAGCCGATCGACTGGTTCGCGCAGTATCCGCTCGCGTCGATCGTGATGATCGTCGCGTGGCAGTGGCTGCCGTTCGCGTTCCTGATTCTGTTCACCGCGATCCAGTCGCTCGACCAGGAGCAGAAGGAGGCCGCGCGGATCGACGGCGCGGGCCCGATCGCGATGTTCTTCTACATCACGCTGCCGCACCTGAAGCGCGCGATCGCGGTCGTCGTGATGATGGAGACGATCTTCCTGCTGTCGATCTTCGCGGAAATCTACACGACGACGGGCGGCGGCCCGGGCGACGCGACGACGAACCTGTCGTACCTGATCTACGCGCTCGGCCTGCAGCAGTTCGACGTCGGGCTCGCGTCGGCGGGCGGCATTCTCGCCGTCGTGCTCGCGAACGTCGTGTCGTTCTTCCTCGTGAGAATGCTCGCGCGGAATCTGAAAGGGGAGTACGAAGCATGA
- a CDS encoding carbohydrate ABC transporter permease, with the protein MSDLTASTTHGASRGAGGGLPAALGAAKRALPGVLAWLVALALFFPIFWMAITAFKTEQQAYSSALFFVPTLDSFREVFARSNYFAFAWNSVLISAGVTVICLLLAVPAAYAMAFFPAKRTQKVLLWMLSTKMMPSVGVLVPIYLMWKNAGLLDTVSGLVIVYTLINLPIAVWMTFTYFNEIPKDILEAGRIDGASTWQEIVYLLMPMALPGLASTALLLVILSWNEAFWSINLSSSNAAPLTVFIASYSSPEGLFWAKLSAASLLAVAPILVVGWLSQKQLVRGLTFGAVK; encoded by the coding sequence ATGAGCGATCTGACCGCATCGACCACACACGGCGCGTCGCGCGGCGCGGGCGGCGGGCTGCCCGCCGCGCTCGGCGCCGCGAAGCGCGCGCTGCCGGGCGTGCTCGCATGGCTCGTCGCGCTCGCGCTGTTCTTTCCGATCTTCTGGATGGCGATCACCGCGTTCAAGACCGAGCAGCAGGCGTATTCGTCCGCGCTCTTCTTCGTGCCGACGCTCGACAGCTTCCGCGAGGTATTCGCGCGCAGCAACTATTTCGCGTTCGCGTGGAACTCGGTGCTGATCTCGGCGGGCGTCACGGTGATCTGCCTGCTGCTCGCCGTGCCCGCCGCGTACGCGATGGCGTTCTTTCCGGCCAAGCGCACGCAGAAAGTGCTGCTGTGGATGCTGTCGACGAAGATGATGCCGTCCGTCGGCGTGCTCGTGCCGATCTATCTGATGTGGAAGAACGCGGGCCTGCTCGACACCGTGTCCGGGCTCGTGATCGTCTACACGCTGATCAATCTGCCGATCGCGGTGTGGATGACGTTCACGTATTTCAACGAGATCCCGAAGGACATCCTCGAGGCGGGGCGCATCGACGGCGCGTCGACGTGGCAGGAAATCGTCTATCTGCTGATGCCGATGGCGCTGCCCGGCCTCGCGTCGACCGCGCTGCTGCTCGTGATCCTGTCGTGGAACGAAGCATTCTGGAGCATTAACCTGTCGAGCTCGAACGCCGCGCCGCTCACGGTGTTCATCGCGTCGTACTCGAGCCCCGAAGGGCTCTTCTGGGCGAAGCTGTCGGCGGCGTCGCTGCTCGCCGTCGCGCCGATTCTCGTCGTCGGCTGGCTGTCGCAGAAGCAGCTCGTGCGCGGCCTCACGTTCGGGGCGGTCAAATGA
- a CDS encoding metal ABC transporter permease, with amino-acid sequence MFEYEFMINAFAAAGIVAVLAGVVGYFLVLRGQTFAGHALSHVGFTGATGAALFGLSPIWGMIGFTLAAGISMGALGERLAGRDVAIGVTLSVALGCGLLFLHFYTSYATQVTALLFGNVLGVSHATLVVLAAIGAVSLAALAAIARPLLFASLQPELAEAKGVSLRLVSILFLSICALAVAACTQIVGVLLVFTLLVGPAAAAQNLAARLSTGVWLAAAFALGQAWLGITLAYYTDWPTSFWITALSAAVYGTSLVGRRRHA; translated from the coding sequence ATGTTTGAATACGAATTCATGATCAACGCGTTCGCGGCGGCGGGGATCGTCGCCGTGCTCGCGGGCGTCGTCGGCTATTTCCTCGTGCTGCGCGGGCAGACGTTCGCGGGCCACGCGCTGTCGCACGTCGGCTTCACCGGCGCGACGGGCGCGGCGCTCTTCGGCCTGTCGCCGATCTGGGGGATGATCGGCTTCACGCTCGCCGCGGGCATCAGCATGGGCGCGCTCGGCGAGCGGCTCGCGGGCCGCGACGTCGCGATCGGCGTGACCCTGTCCGTCGCGCTCGGGTGCGGCTTGCTGTTCCTGCATTTCTACACGAGCTATGCGACGCAGGTCACGGCGCTCCTGTTCGGCAACGTGCTCGGCGTGAGCCACGCGACGCTCGTCGTGCTCGCCGCGATCGGCGCCGTGAGCCTCGCCGCGCTCGCGGCGATCGCGCGCCCGCTCCTCTTCGCGTCGCTGCAGCCGGAGCTCGCGGAGGCGAAAGGCGTGTCGCTGCGGCTCGTGTCGATCCTGTTCCTGTCGATCTGCGCGCTCGCCGTCGCCGCGTGCACGCAGATCGTCGGCGTGCTGCTCGTGTTCACGCTGCTCGTCGGGCCGGCCGCCGCCGCGCAAAACCTCGCGGCGCGCCTGTCGACGGGCGTCTGGCTCGCGGCCGCGTTCGCGCTCGGCCAGGCATGGCTCGGCATCACGCTCGCGTACTACACCGACTGGCCGACGAGCTTCTGGATCACCGCGCTGTCGGCGGCCGTGTACGGCACGAGCCTCGTCGGAAGACGGCGTCACGCGTGA
- a CDS encoding Fur family transcriptional regulator yields MASTHSLAARLSRADAFAAEHGLAWTPLRRQVYEHVLAAGRPIGAYDLLAELEPQRGRVPPTTVYRALEFLVEHGFIHRIESKNAFIACCEISKPHEGQFLICEECGETVEIPGGDLAKQLSASPPAHGFEVHRQVVELTGLCGQCKTKHAPHG; encoded by the coding sequence ATGGCCTCGACCCACTCCCTCGCCGCCCGCCTTTCCCGCGCCGACGCGTTCGCCGCCGAGCACGGGCTCGCGTGGACGCCGCTGCGCCGGCAGGTCTACGAGCACGTGCTCGCCGCCGGCCGGCCGATCGGCGCATACGATCTGCTCGCCGAGCTCGAGCCGCAGCGCGGCCGCGTGCCGCCGACGACCGTCTACCGCGCGCTCGAGTTTCTCGTCGAGCACGGCTTCATCCACCGGATCGAATCGAAGAACGCGTTCATCGCCTGCTGCGAGATCAGCAAGCCGCACGAAGGGCAGTTCCTGATCTGCGAGGAATGCGGCGAGACCGTCGAGATTCCGGGCGGCGATCTCGCCAAGCAGCTGTCGGCGAGCCCGCCCGCGCACGGCTTCGAGGTGCACCGGCAGGTCGTCGAGCTCACCGGCCTGTGCGGGCAGTGCAAGACGAAGCACGCGCCCCACGGCTGA
- a CDS encoding ABC transporter substrate-binding protein gives MQRKPFIAAAARVAAGAALASSALAAHAATLTIATLNNPDMIELKKLSSAFEKANPDIRLNWVILEENVLRQRATTDITTGSGQFDVMAIGTYEAPQWGKRGWLAPMTNLSADYDLNDVIKTARDSLSYNGQLYALPFYVESSMTFYRKDLFAAKGLKMPEQPTYDQIAEFADKLTDRASGTYGICLRGKAGWGENMAYVSTVVNTFGGRWFDENWNAQLTSPEWKKAINFYVNLLKKNGPPGASSNGFNENLTLTASGKCAMWIDATVAAGMLYNRQQSQVADKIGFAAAPVAVTPKGSHWLWAWALAIPKTSKQQDAAKKFIAWATSKQYVEMAGKDEGWASVPPGTRQSTYQRAEYKAAAPFSDFVLKAIQTADPNDPSLKKVPYTGVQYVGIPEFQSFGTVVGQAIAGAVAGQMSVDQALAAGQAAADRAVRQAGYRK, from the coding sequence ATGCAACGAAAGCCGTTCATCGCCGCCGCCGCCCGCGTTGCCGCCGGCGCCGCGCTCGCGTCGTCGGCGCTCGCCGCGCACGCGGCGACGCTGACGATCGCGACGCTCAATAACCCGGACATGATCGAGCTGAAGAAGCTCTCGTCCGCGTTCGAGAAGGCGAACCCGGACATCCGGCTCAACTGGGTGATCCTCGAGGAGAACGTGCTGCGCCAGCGCGCGACGACGGACATCACGACGGGCAGCGGCCAGTTCGACGTGATGGCGATCGGCACGTACGAAGCGCCGCAGTGGGGCAAGCGCGGCTGGCTCGCGCCGATGACGAACCTCTCCGCCGATTACGATCTGAACGACGTGATCAAGACGGCGCGCGACTCGCTGTCGTACAACGGCCAACTGTATGCGTTGCCGTTCTACGTCGAGAGCTCGATGACGTTCTACCGCAAGGACCTGTTCGCGGCGAAGGGCCTGAAGATGCCCGAGCAGCCGACCTACGACCAGATCGCCGAATTCGCCGACAAGCTCACCGACCGCGCGAGCGGCACGTACGGAATCTGCCTGCGCGGCAAGGCGGGCTGGGGCGAGAACATGGCGTACGTGTCGACGGTCGTCAACACGTTCGGCGGCCGCTGGTTCGACGAGAACTGGAACGCGCAGCTCACGTCGCCCGAGTGGAAGAAGGCGATCAACTTCTACGTGAATCTGCTGAAGAAGAACGGGCCGCCCGGCGCGAGCTCGAACGGCTTCAACGAGAACCTGACGCTCACCGCGTCGGGCAAGTGCGCGATGTGGATCGACGCGACGGTCGCGGCGGGCATGCTGTACAACAGGCAGCAATCGCAGGTGGCGGACAAGATCGGCTTCGCGGCGGCGCCCGTGGCCGTCACGCCGAAGGGCTCGCACTGGCTGTGGGCGTGGGCGCTCGCGATCCCGAAGACATCGAAGCAGCAGGACGCGGCGAAGAAGTTCATCGCGTGGGCGACGTCGAAGCAATACGTCGAAATGGCCGGCAAGGACGAGGGCTGGGCGTCGGTGCCGCCCGGCACGCGCCAGTCGACGTATCAGCGCGCCGAGTACAAGGCCGCCGCGCCGTTCTCCGACTTCGTGCTGAAGGCGATCCAGACCGCCGATCCGAACGATCCGTCGCTGAAGAAGGTGCCGTACACGGGCGTGCAGTATGTCGGGATTCCTGAATTCCAGTCGTTCGGCACCGTCGTCGGCCAGGCGATCGCGGGCGCGGTGGCGGGGCAGATGAGCGTCGACCAGGCGCTCGCGGCGGGACAAGCCGCGGCGGATCGCGCGGTGCGCCAGGCCGGCTACCGGAAGTGA
- a CDS encoding ABC transporter ATP-binding protein, producing the protein MTHPRHALELDHVTLALGGRTILRDASFAVEPGEFVGVLGPNGAGKTTLMRALLGLVPAQSGSIRVAGEPVARGNPAIGYMPQVRSALAGRRVRGRDFVATAADGHRWGLPHASAAIAADVDRVLELVGATALAKRPLSELSGGERQRLLLAQCLLGAPKLLLLDEPLISLDPNHQRGVVELVRRVQRELGITVLFSAHELNPLLNALDRVLYLGNGVAALGTVDEVITKPVLSRLYGSPIDVMRVNGRIFVMSGDVEVEKHDHGHEDEHDHDHGHGHDHAHGRGHARSHGGRRTHDV; encoded by the coding sequence ATGACCCACCCCAGGCATGCGCTCGAACTCGATCACGTGACGCTCGCGCTCGGCGGCCGCACGATCCTGCGCGACGCGAGCTTCGCCGTCGAGCCGGGCGAATTCGTCGGCGTGCTCGGGCCGAACGGCGCGGGCAAGACGACGCTGATGCGCGCGCTGCTCGGCCTCGTGCCCGCGCAATCCGGCTCGATTCGCGTCGCGGGCGAGCCCGTCGCGCGCGGCAATCCGGCGATCGGCTACATGCCGCAGGTTCGCAGCGCGCTCGCCGGACGCCGCGTGCGCGGCCGCGATTTCGTCGCGACGGCGGCGGACGGCCATCGCTGGGGGCTGCCCCACGCGAGCGCCGCGATCGCCGCCGACGTCGACCGCGTGCTCGAGCTCGTCGGCGCGACGGCGCTCGCGAAGCGGCCGCTGTCCGAGCTGTCGGGCGGCGAGCGCCAGCGCCTGCTGCTCGCGCAATGCCTGCTCGGCGCGCCGAAGCTCCTGCTGCTCGACGAGCCGCTCATCAGCCTCGATCCGAACCATCAGCGCGGCGTCGTCGAGCTCGTGCGGCGCGTGCAGCGCGAGCTCGGCATCACCGTGCTGTTCTCCGCGCACGAGCTCAATCCGCTCTTGAACGCGCTCGACCGCGTGCTGTATCTCGGCAACGGCGTCGCGGCGCTCGGCACCGTCGACGAGGTGATCACGAAGCCCGTGCTGTCGCGCCTGTACGGCTCGCCGATCGACGTGATGCGCGTGAACGGCCGCATCTTCGTGATGTCGGGCGACGTCGAAGTCGAGAAGCACGATCACGGGCACGAGGACGAGCACGACCACGATCATGGCCACGGCCACGATCACGCGCACGGCCGCGGGCACGCGCGTTCACACGGCGGCAGGCGCACACACGATGTTTGA
- a CDS encoding metal ABC transporter solute-binding protein, Zn/Mn family, with product MTLAATSRAPLRALAPSSRPARSPLTLRSSPLLRAARALAAGAAALAFAGAAFAQNAAVKIVAAENFYGDVAKQIGGAHVAVSSVLSNPDQDPHLFEASPKVARELQRADLVIYNGADYDPWMAKLLAASKNAKRTIVVVAELVGRKAGDNPHLWYDPATMPAAARALAAALGSADPAHKAEYDANLARFVASMKPVDAKVAELRARYKGAPVTATEPVFGYMADAIGLDMRNQRFQLATMNNTEASPADVAAFENDLKKRQVRVLIYNSQAVEPMTKRMLKLAQDARVPSVSVTETQPAGKTFQQWMLAQLDALAAALGQRP from the coding sequence ATGACCCTTGCCGCCACGTCGCGCGCGCCGCTGCGCGCGCTTGCCCCTTCATCGCGCCCGGCGCGCTCGCCGCTCACGCTTCGCTCGTCGCCGCTGCTGCGCGCGGCGCGCGCGCTCGCCGCCGGAGCCGCCGCGCTCGCGTTCGCGGGCGCCGCGTTCGCGCAGAACGCGGCCGTCAAGATCGTCGCCGCCGAGAATTTCTACGGCGACGTCGCGAAGCAGATCGGCGGCGCGCACGTCGCGGTGTCGAGCGTCCTCAGCAATCCGGATCAGGACCCGCATCTGTTCGAAGCGAGCCCGAAGGTCGCGCGCGAGCTGCAGCGCGCGGACCTCGTGATCTACAACGGCGCCGACTACGATCCGTGGATGGCGAAGCTCCTCGCCGCGTCGAAGAACGCGAAGCGCACGATCGTCGTCGTCGCCGAGCTCGTCGGCAGGAAGGCGGGCGACAACCCGCACCTGTGGTATGACCCGGCGACGATGCCCGCCGCCGCGCGCGCGCTCGCCGCGGCGCTCGGTTCGGCGGACCCCGCGCACAAGGCCGAGTACGACGCGAATCTGGCGAGGTTCGTCGCGTCGATGAAGCCGGTCGACGCGAAGGTCGCCGAGCTGCGCGCACGCTACAAGGGCGCGCCCGTGACCGCGACGGAGCCCGTGTTCGGCTACATGGCCGACGCGATCGGGCTCGACATGCGCAATCAGCGCTTCCAGCTCGCGACGATGAACAATACCGAGGCGAGCCCCGCCGACGTCGCCGCGTTCGAGAACGATCTGAAGAAGCGCCAGGTGCGCGTGCTGATCTACAACAGCCAGGCGGTCGAGCCGATGACGAAGCGGATGTTGAAGCTCGCGCAGGACGCGCGCGTGCCGAGCGTGAGCGTCACCGAGACGCAGCCCGCCGGCAAGACCTTCCAGCAATGGATGCTCGCCCAGCTCGACGCGCTCGCGGCGGCGCTCGGCCAGCGCCCGTAA
- a CDS encoding D-tagatose-bisphosphate aldolase, class II, non-catalytic subunit yields the protein MRGVNAIAQRPRASGHVQLLREIFDANRAGRASGIYSVCSAHRLVLEAALEAARADESPLLVEATCNQVNHRGGYTGMTPADFRRDVDSLAREAGFPAQALILGGDHLGPNPWRHLAARDAMREARAMVAAYVAAGFTKIHLDASMACADDAAPLPDATIAERAAQLCAAAEEAAAGAGVSPVYVVGTEVPTPGGEVSAAQTETANDPDDEANPPARHARGGAAADDGAFARIDVTRAASVSATLAAHRDAFARHGLLDAWSRVIAIVAQPGVDFDDRRVLDYDPVRAAELGASVLRAPGLVFEAHSTDYQTEGALAALVRDHFAILKVGPALTFALREALFALTYIEDALFDDASERSQLRDVIDAAMRERPEYWAPYYRGDALAQRLARQFSYSDRIRYYWLQPAVAAALDRLLDNLARRAPPETLVAQWLPDAYAACRRGELAREPVAWVRHRIRDVISRYARACALQQGA from the coding sequence ATGCGCGGCGTGAACGCGATCGCGCAACGTCCGCGCGCGAGCGGCCACGTGCAGCTCTTGCGCGAGATCTTCGACGCGAACCGCGCAGGCCGCGCGAGCGGCATCTATTCGGTGTGCAGCGCGCATCGCCTCGTGCTCGAAGCGGCGCTCGAGGCGGCGCGCGCCGACGAATCGCCGCTGCTCGTCGAGGCCACCTGCAATCAGGTCAATCACCGCGGCGGCTATACCGGGATGACGCCCGCGGATTTCCGCCGCGACGTCGACTCGCTCGCGCGTGAAGCGGGCTTTCCGGCGCAGGCGCTGATTCTCGGCGGCGATCATCTCGGCCCGAATCCGTGGCGGCACCTGGCCGCGCGCGACGCGATGCGCGAGGCGCGGGCGATGGTCGCCGCGTATGTGGCCGCCGGCTTCACGAAGATTCATCTCGACGCGAGCATGGCGTGCGCGGACGACGCCGCGCCGCTGCCCGACGCGACGATCGCCGAGCGCGCCGCGCAACTGTGCGCGGCCGCCGAAGAAGCGGCGGCCGGCGCCGGCGTGTCGCCCGTCTACGTGGTCGGTACCGAAGTGCCGACGCCGGGGGGCGAGGTGAGCGCGGCGCAGACGGAAACGGCAAACGATCCGGATGACGAAGCAAATCCGCCTGCGCGCCATGCGCGCGGCGGCGCGGCGGCCGACGACGGCGCGTTCGCGCGGATCGACGTCACGCGCGCGGCGAGCGTGAGCGCCACGCTCGCCGCGCACCGCGACGCGTTTGCGCGACATGGCTTGCTGGACGCGTGGTCGCGCGTGATCGCGATCGTCGCGCAGCCGGGCGTCGACTTCGACGATCGCCGCGTGCTCGACTACGATCCGGTGCGCGCGGCCGAGCTCGGCGCGAGCGTGCTGCGCGCGCCGGGCCTCGTGTTCGAGGCGCATTCGACCGACTATCAGACGGAAGGCGCGCTCGCCGCGCTCGTGCGCGATCACTTCGCGATCCTGAAGGTTGGCCCGGCGCTGACCTTCGCGCTGCGCGAGGCGTTGTTCGCGCTCACTTACATCGAGGATGCGCTCTTCGACGACGCGTCAGAGCGCTCGCAGCTGCGCGACGTGATCGACGCGGCGATGCGCGAGCGCCCCGAATACTGGGCGCCTTACTACCGCGGCGACGCGCTCGCGCAGCGGCTCGCGCGCCAGTTCAGCTACAGTGACCGGATTCGCTATTACTGGCTGCAGCCCGCCGTCGCGGCGGCGCTCGATCGCCTGCTCGACAACCTCGCGCGCCGCGCGCCGCCCGAGACGCTCGTCGCGCAATGGCTGCCCGACGCGTACGCGGCATGCCGGCGCGGCGAGCTCGCGCGCGAGCCGGTCGCATGGGTGCGCCATCGCATCCGGGACGTGATCTCGCGCTACGCGCGCGCGTGCGCATTGCAGCAAGGCGCTTGA